One stretch of Xanthomonas sp. DAR 35659 DNA includes these proteins:
- a CDS encoding carbohydrate kinase family protein, translating into MSALICGSLAFDTIMVFPDQFKNHILPDKVHILNVSFLVPRMRREFGGCAGNIAYNLHLLGGHPIPMGTVGQDFGPYREHFETLGIDLSRVKVIEDLFTPQAFITTDHDNNQITAFHPGAMMRSYENHVRDVPGVTLGLVGPDGREGMIQNAEEFAAGGIPFIFDPGQAMPLFNGPELRTFIEQADYVVVNDYESNLLQERTGWNEQDIVSRVQAYITTQGPKGALVYTPEKTYDIPPAHERRVVDPTGCGDAFRAGLIFGIERGCDWLTIGRMGNLMGALKVEHPGTQNQRFDFDEFNDQFKQQFGYAL; encoded by the coding sequence ATGTCCGCACTGATCTGTGGTTCCCTCGCTTTCGACACCATCATGGTGTTCCCGGACCAGTTCAAGAACCACATCCTGCCGGACAAGGTGCACATCCTGAACGTGTCGTTCCTGGTGCCGCGGATGCGCCGCGAGTTCGGCGGCTGCGCCGGCAACATCGCCTACAACCTGCACCTGCTCGGCGGCCACCCGATCCCGATGGGCACGGTGGGCCAGGATTTCGGCCCGTACCGCGAGCATTTCGAGACGCTCGGCATCGACCTGTCGCGGGTCAAGGTGATCGAGGACCTGTTCACCCCGCAGGCGTTCATCACCACCGACCACGACAACAACCAGATCACCGCCTTCCATCCGGGCGCGATGATGCGCAGCTACGAGAACCACGTCAGGGACGTGCCAGGCGTGACCCTGGGCCTGGTCGGCCCGGACGGGCGCGAGGGCATGATCCAGAACGCCGAGGAGTTCGCCGCGGGCGGCATCCCGTTCATCTTCGACCCCGGCCAGGCCATGCCGCTGTTCAACGGCCCGGAACTGCGCACCTTCATCGAGCAGGCCGACTACGTGGTGGTCAACGACTACGAGTCCAACCTGCTGCAGGAACGCACCGGCTGGAACGAGCAGGACATCGTGTCGCGGGTGCAGGCCTACATCACCACCCAGGGTCCGAAAGGCGCGTTGGTCTATACCCCCGAGAAGACCTACGACATCCCGCCGGCGCACGAGCGCCGCGTGGTCGACCCGACCGGCTGCGGCGACGCCTTCCGCGCCGGCCTGATCTTCGGCATCGAGCGCGGCTGCGACTGGCTAACCATCGGCCGCATGGGCAACCTGATGGGCGCCCTGAAGGTCGAGCACCCGGGCACCCAGAACCAGCGCTTCGACTTCGACGAATTCAACGACCAGTTCAAGCAGCAGTTCGGTTATGCGTTGTGA
- a CDS encoding rod shape-determining protein codes for MFKKLRGMFSNDLSIDLGTANTLIYVRGQGIVLNEPSVVAVRQDRAIGGTRSVAAVGAEAKQMLGRTPGHITTIRPMKDGVIADFTYTEAMLKHFIKKVHKSRFLRPSPRVLVCVPAGSTQVERRAIKESAEEAGARDVYLIEEPMAAAIGAGMPVTEARGSMVIDIGGGTTEVAVISLNGIVYSQSVRIGGDRFDESITNYVRRNHGMLIGEATAERIKLEIGCAYPQSEVQEMEISGRNLAEGVPKMIKINSNEVLEALHEPLSGIVSAVKLALEQTPPELCADVAERGIVLTGGGALLRDLDRLISEETGLHVQVADDPLTCVARGGGRALELVDMHGNEFFAPE; via the coding sequence ATGTTCAAGAAACTCCGCGGCATGTTCTCCAACGACCTGTCCATCGATCTGGGCACGGCCAACACCCTCATCTACGTGCGTGGCCAGGGCATCGTGCTGAACGAACCGTCGGTGGTGGCGGTGCGCCAGGACCGGGCGATCGGCGGCACCCGTTCGGTGGCCGCGGTCGGCGCCGAGGCCAAGCAGATGCTCGGCCGTACTCCCGGCCACATCACCACCATCCGCCCGATGAAGGACGGCGTCATCGCCGACTTCACCTACACCGAGGCGATGCTGAAGCATTTCATCAAGAAGGTGCACAAGTCGCGCTTCCTGCGCCCCAGCCCACGCGTGCTGGTCTGCGTGCCGGCCGGCTCCACCCAGGTGGAGCGCCGCGCGATCAAGGAATCGGCCGAGGAGGCCGGCGCCCGCGACGTGTACCTGATCGAGGAGCCGATGGCCGCGGCGATCGGCGCCGGCATGCCGGTCACCGAGGCGCGCGGCTCGATGGTCATCGACATCGGCGGCGGCACCACCGAGGTCGCGGTCATTTCGCTGAACGGCATCGTCTACTCGCAGTCGGTGCGCATCGGCGGCGACCGCTTCGACGAGTCGATCACCAACTACGTGCGCCGCAACCACGGCATGCTGATCGGCGAGGCCACCGCCGAGCGGATCAAGCTGGAGATCGGTTGCGCCTACCCGCAGTCGGAAGTGCAGGAAATGGAGATCTCCGGCCGCAACCTCGCCGAGGGCGTGCCGAAGATGATCAAGATCAACTCCAACGAGGTGCTGGAGGCGCTGCACGAGCCGCTGTCGGGCATCGTCTCGGCGGTCAAGCTGGCGCTGGAGCAGACCCCGCCGGAACTGTGCGCCGACGTCGCCGAGCGCGGCATCGTGCTGACCGGCGGCGGCGCGCTGCTGCGCGACCTGGACCGGCTGATCTCCGAGGAGACCGGCCTGCACGTGCAGGTCGCCGACGACCCGCTGACCTGCGTGGCCCGCGGCGGCGGCCGCGCGCTGGAGCTGGTGGACATGCACGGCAACGAGTTCTTCGCGCCGGAGTGA
- the mreC gene encoding rod shape-determining protein MreC, with the protein MPPYAGPPVTARPGEAASTPRLLAYLALAVVLIVLDAQAGWLAQLRAQTNLLVQPLWALAGLPGRLGSQVQENAASHAQLVKENRALRNELLIAKARLTRLQTAALDNAQLRELLGVAERRGLDVQLAPILDIDLDPTRQRLVLDAGSRDGVHVGQAVIDAGGLMGQVIEVTPLHSTVLLLTDPDHAVPVTVARNGVRLIVYGRGDTLQLRDVPLSAGVEVGDEIVTSGLGGRFPAGFPVGTISALRPDDTHAFLVGDLKPAAKLDRGRDVLLLKSREWGIGNRELVKPASTASAEAPPAAAATAGGHAPAAARGTALAAPPAAAATASPTTHPSSAAPTSAPPKPARATTDSPFPTPDSRPSPQETDQ; encoded by the coding sequence GTGCCTCCTTACGCCGGTCCTCCCGTCACTGCCCGTCCCGGCGAAGCCGCCAGCACGCCGCGCCTGCTGGCGTACCTGGCGCTGGCGGTGGTGCTGATCGTGCTCGACGCGCAGGCCGGCTGGCTGGCCCAGCTGCGCGCCCAGACCAACCTGCTGGTGCAGCCGCTGTGGGCGCTGGCCGGGCTGCCGGGCCGGCTCGGTTCGCAGGTGCAGGAGAACGCCGCCAGCCATGCGCAGCTGGTCAAGGAAAACCGCGCGCTGCGCAACGAACTGCTGATCGCCAAGGCGCGCCTGACCCGGCTGCAGACCGCGGCGCTGGACAACGCGCAACTGCGCGAACTGCTCGGCGTGGCCGAGCGCCGCGGGCTGGACGTGCAGTTGGCGCCGATCCTGGACATCGACCTGGACCCGACCCGGCAGCGCCTGGTGCTCGACGCCGGCAGCCGCGACGGCGTGCACGTCGGCCAGGCGGTGATCGACGCCGGCGGCCTGATGGGCCAGGTGATCGAGGTCACCCCGCTGCACTCCACCGTGCTGCTGCTGACCGACCCCGACCACGCGGTGCCGGTGACGGTGGCGCGCAACGGCGTGCGCCTGATCGTCTATGGCCGTGGCGACACCCTGCAACTGCGCGACGTCCCGCTCAGCGCCGGGGTCGAGGTGGGCGACGAAATCGTCACCTCCGGCCTGGGCGGCCGTTTCCCGGCCGGCTTCCCGGTCGGCACCATCTCGGCGCTGCGCCCGGACGACACCCATGCCTTCCTGGTCGGCGACCTGAAGCCGGCGGCGAAGCTGGATCGGGGGCGGGATGTGCTGTTGTTGAAGAGCCGGGAGTGGGGAATCGGGAATCGGGAATTGGTGAAGCCGGCGTCCACGGCATCTGCGGAGGCGCCGCCCGCCGCTGCCGCGACGGCAGGTGGTCACGCTCCGGCCGCGGCGCGAGGCACGGCGCTGGCGGCTCCCCCGGCGGCGGCCGCCACGGCATCGCCGACGACCCACCCATCCAGCGCCGCGCCCACCTCGGCGCCGCCCAAGCCCGCGCGCGCGACCACCGATTCCCCATTCCCCACTCCCGATTCCCGTCCGTCTCCACAGGAGACGGACCAATGA
- the mreD gene encoding rod shape-determining protein MreD translates to MSRLRSKGWVLPVSVIVALLLGLIPLPLLLQPLRPYFLALVVAYWVIETPDKVGLGFAFAIGVVADLLYGGVLGEQALRLVIFSFILQRFRARIRFFPMSQQALAIGGLLLNDRIVAAAVHLAVGEPPLPWNYWWAPLLGMALWPPLFVLLDALRLGRRSK, encoded by the coding sequence ATGAGCCGCCTGCGCAGCAAAGGCTGGGTGCTGCCGGTCAGCGTGATCGTGGCGCTGTTGCTGGGGTTGATCCCGTTGCCGCTGCTGCTGCAGCCGCTGCGCCCGTACTTCCTGGCGTTGGTGGTGGCGTACTGGGTGATCGAGACGCCGGACAAGGTCGGGCTGGGCTTCGCCTTCGCCATCGGCGTGGTCGCCGACCTGCTGTACGGCGGCGTGCTTGGCGAGCAGGCGCTGCGGCTGGTGATCTTCAGCTTCATCCTGCAGCGCTTCCGCGCGCGCATCCGCTTCTTCCCGATGTCGCAGCAGGCGCTGGCGATCGGTGGGCTGCTGCTCAACGACCGCATCGTCGCCGCGGCCGTGCACCTGGCGGTGGGCGAGCCGCCGCTGCCGTGGAACTACTGGTGGGCGCCGCTGCTGGGCATGGCGCTGTGGCCGCCGCTGTTCGTGCTGCTGGACGCGCTGCGGCTGGGCCGGCGGAGCAAGTAG
- the mrdA gene encoding penicillin-binding protein 2, with the protein MALHPRRAQKNPHAEAEQFRRRAALGFLGVLLALVGLGGWYFKLQVLDHDIYATRSDANRIKPRPVVPGRGMIYDRNGRLLAENVPAFRLDVTPDKVDDMDALLAELGKVIALSPEDIERFQAARKASRSFRPITLKLRVSEEERARFAVDRWRFPGVELEPYLTRHYPYGDLFAHIIGYVGRIDEKDLETLGEGNAALTHIGKSGLERYYEEELRGKVGYEQVETNVQGRAIRTVGRVPAQSGADLRLSIDADLQRAMVAAFGDYQGSAIAIDPRTGEILAMVSLPSYDPNLFVNGISHADFQVLNSDPSRPQFNRLVLGGVAPGSTIKPFMGLAGLDSGTRRPEDKILSTGMFYLPGVSRGWGDSHRGGHGWTDLRKSISQSVNTYYYKLAIDMGIGKVDQYMTRYGFGMPTGIDLVGESGGIVPSPAYKAKSRKEAWYPGDTVNIAIGQGDWKVTPLQLVRAVAGIADGQLRTPHLVMAQRGAFDQPWTPVPLAPSKPISDNPGNLQAVREGMMDTMRPGGSGHAIAVSAPYQMAGKTGTAQVVSRKGIAAVDPRSLPMHLRHRSLFEGFAPAEQPTIALAIAVEGGGYGASTAAPIARKIFDAWLLGRLPPGVEPLDSLRGATAFGSRLYYAEDPGSRAAADAVALAAGERPVLVGPVAVDAASAPPADAPPPIPDEIPDER; encoded by the coding sequence ATGGCCCTGCATCCGCGCCGCGCGCAGAAGAACCCGCATGCCGAGGCCGAGCAGTTCCGGCGCCGCGCCGCGCTGGGCTTCCTCGGCGTGCTGCTCGCGCTGGTCGGCCTGGGCGGCTGGTACTTCAAGCTGCAGGTGCTGGACCACGACATCTACGCCACGCGCTCGGACGCCAACCGCATCAAGCCGCGGCCGGTGGTGCCCGGGCGCGGCATGATCTACGACCGCAACGGGCGCCTGCTGGCCGAGAACGTGCCCGCGTTCCGGCTCGACGTGACCCCGGACAAGGTCGACGACATGGACGCGCTGCTGGCCGAACTGGGCAAGGTCATCGCGCTGTCGCCGGAGGACATCGAACGCTTCCAGGCCGCGCGCAAGGCCAGCCGCAGCTTCCGCCCGATCACGCTGAAGCTGCGCGTCAGCGAGGAGGAGCGGGCGCGCTTCGCGGTGGACCGCTGGCGTTTCCCGGGCGTGGAGCTGGAGCCGTACCTGACCCGCCACTACCCCTACGGCGACCTGTTCGCGCACATCATCGGCTACGTCGGCCGCATCGACGAGAAGGACCTGGAGACGCTGGGCGAGGGCAATGCCGCGCTGACCCACATCGGCAAGTCCGGGCTGGAGCGCTATTACGAGGAGGAGCTGCGCGGCAAGGTCGGCTACGAGCAGGTCGAGACCAACGTGCAGGGCCGCGCGATCCGCACCGTCGGCCGGGTGCCGGCGCAGTCCGGCGCCGACCTGCGCCTGTCCATCGACGCCGACCTGCAGCGCGCCATGGTCGCCGCGTTCGGCGACTACCAGGGCTCGGCCATCGCCATCGATCCGCGCACCGGCGAAATCCTGGCCATGGTCAGCCTGCCGTCCTACGACCCCAACCTGTTCGTCAACGGCATCTCCCACGCCGATTTCCAGGTGCTCAACAGCGACCCGTCGCGGCCGCAGTTCAACCGCCTGGTGCTGGGCGGCGTGGCGCCCGGCTCCACCATCAAGCCGTTCATGGGCCTGGCCGGCCTGGACAGCGGCACCCGCCGCCCGGAGGACAAGATCCTCTCCACCGGCATGTTCTACCTGCCCGGGGTCAGCCGCGGCTGGGGCGACTCGCACCGCGGCGGCCACGGCTGGACCGACCTGCGCAAGTCGATCTCGCAATCGGTCAATACGTACTACTACAAGCTCGCCATCGACATGGGCATCGGCAAGGTCGACCAGTACATGACTCGCTACGGCTTCGGCATGCCCACCGGTATCGACCTGGTCGGCGAGAGCGGCGGCATCGTGCCGTCGCCGGCCTACAAGGCCAAGAGCCGCAAGGAAGCGTGGTACCCCGGCGATACGGTCAACATCGCCATCGGCCAGGGCGACTGGAAGGTGACGCCGCTGCAACTGGTGCGCGCGGTGGCGGGCATCGCCGACGGCCAACTGCGCACGCCGCATCTGGTGATGGCGCAGCGCGGTGCGTTCGACCAGCCGTGGACGCCGGTGCCGCTGGCGCCGAGCAAGCCGATCAGCGACAACCCCGGCAATCTGCAGGCGGTGCGCGAAGGCATGATGGACACCATGCGCCCGGGCGGCAGCGGGCATGCGATCGCGGTCAGCGCGCCGTACCAGATGGCCGGCAAGACCGGCACCGCGCAGGTGGTCAGCCGCAAGGGCATCGCCGCGGTGGATCCGCGCAGCCTGCCGATGCACCTGCGCCACCGCTCGTTGTTCGAGGGCTTCGCCCCGGCCGAGCAGCCGACCATCGCCCTGGCGATCGCGGTGGAAGGCGGCGGCTACGGCGCCAGCACCGCCGCGCCGATCGCGCGCAAGATCTTCGATGCCTGGCTGCTCGGCCGGTTGCCGCCGGGCGTGGAGCCGCTGGACAGCCTGCGCGGCGCCACCGCGTTCGGCAGCCGGCTGTACTACGCCGAGGATCCGGGCTCGCGCGCCGCGGCCGACGCGGTCGCGCTGGCCGCCGGCGAGCGCCCGGTGCTGGTCGGGCCGGTCGCGGTGGATGCGGCCAGCGCGCCGCCAGCGGATGCGCCGCCGCCGATCCCCGACGAGATCCCGGACGAACGATGA
- the rodA gene encoding rod shape-determining protein RodA, translated as MKDFLRWLADLGGRFTRTLDWPMCLALAALMAIGLAVLKSAGGQAGGNHLMLAQGMRFAIGAAAMWGLSRVSALRLRAWTPLIYALSMLPLLAVFVLGTGKYGRQWLDLKVFYLQPAELLKISMPMMVAWYLHRMPLPPRIPTVLVSAVIIGIPTALIMLQPDFGTGVLIAASGAFVLLLAGLPWWWVGIAVGGVAAAAPVAWLWLLRPYQKDRIMMFLNPENDALGAGWNIIQSKIAIGSGGLHGKGWGLGSQSHLNFIPEQTTDFAFSVLSEEFGWIGVATVLTLYLVVIGRCLWIAVQARDTFSRLLAGATGLAFFVYVLVNGGMISGLLPVVGVPMPLMSYGGTSAVSLLAGLGLVMAVKSHRPVHGY; from the coding sequence ATGAAGGACTTCCTGCGCTGGCTGGCCGATCTCGGTGGCCGCTTCACCCGCACCCTGGACTGGCCGATGTGCCTGGCCCTGGCCGCGTTGATGGCGATCGGCCTGGCGGTGCTCAAGAGCGCAGGCGGCCAGGCCGGCGGCAACCACCTGATGCTGGCGCAGGGCATGCGCTTCGCCATCGGCGCGGCGGCGATGTGGGGCCTGTCGCGGGTCTCGGCGCTGCGCCTGCGCGCGTGGACGCCGCTGATCTACGCGCTGTCGATGCTGCCGCTGCTGGCGGTGTTCGTCTTGGGCACCGGCAAGTACGGGCGGCAGTGGCTGGACCTGAAGGTGTTCTACCTGCAGCCGGCCGAACTGCTGAAGATCAGCATGCCGATGATGGTGGCCTGGTACCTGCACCGCATGCCGCTGCCGCCGCGCATCCCCACCGTGCTGGTCAGCGCGGTGATCATCGGCATCCCGACCGCGCTGATCATGCTGCAGCCGGACTTCGGCACCGGCGTGCTGATCGCCGCCAGCGGCGCGTTCGTGCTGCTGCTGGCCGGGCTGCCGTGGTGGTGGGTGGGCATCGCGGTCGGCGGCGTCGCCGCGGCCGCGCCGGTGGCCTGGCTGTGGCTGCTGCGGCCCTACCAGAAGGACCGCATCATGATGTTCCTCAACCCGGAGAACGACGCGCTCGGCGCGGGCTGGAACATCATCCAGTCCAAGATCGCGATCGGCTCCGGCGGCCTGCACGGCAAGGGCTGGGGCCTGGGCTCGCAGTCGCACCTGAACTTCATCCCCGAGCAGACCACCGACTTCGCCTTTTCCGTGCTCAGCGAGGAATTCGGCTGGATCGGCGTGGCCACGGTGCTGACCCTGTACCTGGTGGTGATCGGGCGTTGCCTGTGGATCGCCGTGCAGGCGCGCGACACCTTCTCGCGGCTGCTGGCCGGCGCCACCGGCCTGGCGTTCTTCGTCTACGTGCTGGTCAACGGCGGCATGATCTCCGGACTGTTGCCGGTGGTCGGGGTGCCGATGCCGCTGATGAGCTACGGCGGCACCTCGGCGGTGTCGCTGCTGGCCGGGCTGGGCCTGGTGATGGCGGTCAAGTCGCATCGTCCGGTGCACGGCTACTAG
- a CDS encoding virulence factor family protein, translated as MKFPRMWLLACLLLGLAGYGIAHVYFAPGIVHCCGYGRVVLTQPAGPVRGMVILLANGSPEQRRAAAARIAATGALVATVNGDRYQARLQRAGRGCSHAWHDAEQLSRRLQRDLHGDSYFLPLLAGSGSAATLAERIVGAAPAATLGGAIGVAPLPTEVCAGTAQATAAQGFVDIAPAAAVATDTALATRVAVHLNAPAKGGALDDLPLTELPVRTPGAPLAIVLSGDGGWRDIDKGMAEALQQRGIAVVGWDSLRYFWHAKPPAQSSADLGRVIAYYQQRWHPQKILLVGYSFGATAMPFMYNRLPPAQRAQVGLLALFGIEHKADFQIRVRNWLNLGDAGDAKPVLPEIARIAPAQLLCVYGDKEDDTVCPELRGTGAQIVTLHGGHHFDKHPAGLATIVDTRWQQIAEHAHRPVAVLDDGHPGAAAAPAVPPQEAAHGIQ; from the coding sequence ATGAAATTCCCGCGTATGTGGTTGCTGGCGTGTCTGTTGCTGGGTCTGGCTGGCTATGGCATCGCGCATGTCTATTTCGCGCCCGGCATCGTGCATTGCTGCGGCTATGGCCGCGTGGTGCTGACCCAGCCGGCCGGGCCGGTGCGCGGCATGGTGATCCTGCTCGCCAACGGCAGCCCGGAGCAGCGGCGCGCGGCGGCCGCGCGCATCGCCGCCACCGGCGCGCTGGTGGCCACGGTCAATGGCGATCGCTACCAGGCGCGGCTGCAACGCGCCGGTCGCGGCTGCAGCCATGCCTGGCACGATGCCGAGCAACTGAGCCGGCGCCTGCAGCGCGACCTGCACGGCGACAGCTACTTCCTGCCGCTGCTCGCCGGTAGCGGCAGCGCGGCGACGCTGGCCGAGCGCATCGTCGGCGCGGCGCCGGCGGCGACCCTGGGCGGCGCGATCGGCGTGGCGCCGCTGCCGACCGAGGTCTGCGCCGGCACCGCGCAAGCCACCGCCGCGCAGGGCTTCGTCGACATCGCGCCCGCCGCTGCGGTGGCGACCGATACCGCGCTGGCCACGCGCGTGGCCGTGCATCTGAACGCGCCGGCCAAGGGCGGTGCGCTCGACGACCTGCCATTGACGGAACTGCCGGTGCGCACGCCCGGCGCGCCGCTGGCGATCGTGCTGTCCGGCGACGGCGGCTGGCGCGATATCGACAAGGGCATGGCCGAGGCGCTGCAGCAACGCGGGATCGCGGTGGTGGGCTGGGACAGCCTGCGCTACTTCTGGCATGCCAAGCCGCCGGCGCAGTCCAGCGCCGACCTGGGCCGGGTCATCGCTTACTACCAGCAGCGCTGGCATCCGCAGAAGATCCTGTTGGTCGGCTATTCCTTCGGCGCCACCGCGATGCCGTTCATGTACAACCGGCTGCCGCCGGCGCAGCGCGCGCAGGTCGGTCTGCTGGCACTGTTCGGCATCGAGCACAAGGCCGACTTCCAGATCCGCGTGCGCAACTGGCTGAACCTGGGCGACGCCGGCGACGCCAAGCCGGTGCTGCCGGAGATCGCGCGGATCGCGCCGGCGCAATTGCTGTGCGTGTACGGCGACAAGGAAGACGACACGGTGTGCCCGGAGCTGCGCGGCACCGGCGCGCAGATCGTCACGCTGCATGGCGGCCACCACTTCGACAAGCACCCGGCCGGTCTGGCGACGATCGTGGACACGCGCTGGCAACAGATCGCCGAACACGCGCACCGCCCCGTCGCCGTCCTCGACGACGGCCATCCCGGCGCGGCCGCGGCGCCCGCCGTGCCGCCGCAGGAAGCGGCGCACGGTATCCAGTGA
- a CDS encoding NAD(P) transhydrogenase subunit alpha has translation MAFTVAVMKEEQAGERRVAMVPALLPKLAKLGAQLRLQAGAGSASRLDDAAYAGATVLADAQEVVAGADLVLAVQAPSLQTLAAMRPGSMLVAMLYPAKAPGLLDLLCERRITAFAMETVPRISRAQALDVLSSQAALAGYYAPLLGAVHLPRILPMMTTAVGSLRAARVLVMGLGVAGLQALATARRLGAITEGYDVRPETREQAQSVGARFVDTGIDARGEGGYARDLTDAERAKAAAVLTQHIQQADMIVTTANVPGRTAPILIDRAQIAGMKPGAVIVDLAADSGGNCEGSVPGQTVEVGPATIVAPCNVPSALAQHASELYAKNLLNLLELLVRDGALAPDFDDDVVAGTALTRDGRRCHPAPPAVAPAPAPAKES, from the coding sequence ATGGCGTTCACCGTCGCGGTAATGAAGGAAGAACAGGCCGGCGAGCGGCGCGTGGCGATGGTGCCCGCGCTGTTGCCGAAGCTGGCCAAGCTCGGCGCGCAGTTGCGCCTGCAGGCCGGCGCCGGCAGCGCCTCGCGCCTGGACGATGCGGCCTACGCCGGCGCCACCGTCCTCGCCGATGCGCAAGAGGTCGTCGCCGGCGCCGACCTGGTGCTGGCGGTGCAGGCGCCGTCGCTGCAGACGCTGGCGGCGATGCGGCCGGGCAGCATGCTGGTCGCGATGCTGTATCCGGCCAAGGCGCCGGGCCTGCTGGACCTGTTGTGCGAACGCCGCATCACCGCGTTCGCGATGGAGACGGTGCCGCGGATCAGCCGTGCGCAGGCGCTGGACGTGCTGTCCAGCCAGGCCGCGCTGGCCGGCTATTACGCGCCGCTGCTCGGTGCGGTGCACCTGCCGCGGATCCTGCCGATGATGACCACCGCGGTCGGCTCGCTGCGCGCCGCGCGGGTACTGGTGATGGGCCTGGGCGTGGCCGGCCTGCAGGCGCTGGCGACCGCGCGTCGCCTCGGCGCGATCACCGAAGGCTACGACGTGCGTCCGGAGACGCGCGAACAGGCGCAATCGGTCGGCGCCCGCTTCGTCGACACCGGCATCGATGCGCGCGGCGAGGGCGGCTATGCGCGCGATCTCACCGACGCCGAGCGCGCCAAGGCCGCCGCGGTGCTGACCCAGCACATCCAGCAGGCCGACATGATCGTCACCACCGCCAACGTGCCCGGCCGCACCGCGCCGATCCTGATCGACCGCGCGCAGATCGCCGGCATGAAGCCCGGCGCGGTGATCGTGGACCTGGCCGCCGACAGCGGCGGCAACTGCGAGGGCAGTGTGCCCGGGCAGACCGTGGAGGTCGGGCCGGCGACCATCGTCGCCCCGTGCAACGTGCCCTCGGCGCTGGCCCAGCACGCCAGCGAGCTGTACGCGAAGAACCTGCTGAACCTGCTCGAGCTGCTGGTGCGCGATGGCGCATTGGCGCCGGACTTCGACGACGACGTCGTGGCCGGGACCGCGCTCACCCGCGATGGCCGGCGCTGCCATCCCGCGCCGCCGGCCGTCGCGCCGGCGCCCGCACCTGCCAAGGAGTCCTGA
- a CDS encoding NAD(P) transhydrogenase subunit alpha — translation MNLDLSMSWVIALYVFMLAAFTGYEVIGKVPSILHTPLMSGSNFIHGIVVVGAMHALFNADSVAGQALGFVGVLLGAGNAAGGYVVTDRMLAMFKPSAKPVAKE, via the coding sequence ATGAATCTCGATCTGTCGATGAGCTGGGTGATCGCGTTGTACGTGTTCATGCTCGCCGCATTCACCGGCTACGAAGTGATCGGCAAGGTGCCGTCGATCCTGCACACGCCGTTGATGTCCGGCTCCAATTTCATCCACGGCATCGTCGTGGTCGGCGCGATGCACGCGCTGTTCAACGCCGACAGCGTCGCCGGCCAGGCGCTCGGCTTCGTCGGCGTGCTGCTCGGCGCCGGCAACGCCGCCGGCGGCTACGTGGTCACCGACCGCATGCTGGCGATGTTCAAGCCCAGCGCCAAGCCCGTCGCGAAGGAATAG